In Triticum urartu cultivar G1812 chromosome 6, Tu2.1, whole genome shotgun sequence, the following proteins share a genomic window:
- the LOC125512200 gene encoding DEAD-box ATP-dependent RNA helicase 41, giving the protein MGQGEKDSADNLVSPSDDRNELQVEDLRVKERCFEQREALPGEPRCVICGRYGEYICDQTDDDICSVECKTALLARIAAETKIPVKAPARIKVPFGDESFCVRDNNFPDIPSLHASQIVSLRNKLDICVKGEAIPDPIMCFSSCGLPEKLVHNLDAAGYTMPTPVQMQVIPASISNRSLLVSADTGSGKTASFLVPIIAHCSWRELQQCESKRGPLAIVLAPTRELCLQVEDQAKVLGKGLPFKTALVVGGDPLAQQIYRIENGVELIVGTPGRLIDLLMKHNVDLTDVSVFVLDEVDCLLERGFRDQAMQIFRALSCPQVMMFSATIHSEIEKLSNSLSNNMIHISCGNPGKPNKSVRQVVIWVESKQKKQKIFEIIKSKQHFKPPAVVFVSSRVGADLLSEAITAATGLEVISIHGEKTMEERRERLRRFLTGEVSVVVCTGVLGRGMDLLKVHQVILFDMPNSIDEYIHQVGRASRMGKEGVAIVFVNEEDRKLFGELAQVLKTAGAPIPRELSNSKFTSSISLGTDRKRKLSSRAHS; this is encoded by the exons ATGGGACAAGGGGAGAAAGATTCAGCTGATAATTTGGTCTCTCCATCTGATGATAGGAACGAGCTGCAAGTGGAAG ATCTACGTGTGAAGGAAAGATGCTTTGAGCAGAGAGAAGCTCTTCCTGGGGAGCCTCGCTGTGTTATATGTGGTCGATACGGGgaatatatatgtgatcagactGATGATGATATCTGTAGTGTGGAATGCAAGACTGCTCTTCTTGCTAGAATTGCCGCTGAAACAAAGATACCAGTAAAAGCACCAGCACGCATAAAAGTTCCGTTTGGTGATGAGAGCTTCTGTGTCCGAGACAATAATTTTCCCGATATACCGAGTTTGCATGCCAGCCAGATCGTTTCACTGAGAAATAAACTTGACATTTGTGTCAAGGGTGAGGCAATTCCTGATCCAATCATGTGTTTCTCTTCCTGTGGTCTTCCTGAGAAGCTTGTGCACAATCTTGATGCTGCAGGGTATACCATGCCTACTCCGGTGCAGATGCAAGTCATCCCTGCATCAATAAGTAATAGAAGCCTACTTGTCTCTGCAGATACTGGTTCAGGGAAAACAGCTTCTTTTCTAGTTCCTATAATTGCACATTGTTCATGGAGAGAGCTGCAGCAATGTGAAAGCAAGCGTGGGCCCTTGGCTATAGTCCTTGCTCCAACTAGGGAGCTATGCCTACAGGTGGAGGATCAAGCAAAAGTTCTTGGAAAGGGTTTACCATTTAAAACTGCTCTAGTTGTTGGTGGAGATCCCCTGGCTCAGCAAATATATAGAATTGAAAATGGTGTCGAGTTAATTGTGGGCACCCCAGGAAGACTAATTGATCTTCTGATGAAACACAATGTTGACCTTACAGATGTTTCTGTGTTTGTTCTGGATGAAGTGGACTGCTTGCTAGAGAGAGGATTCAGAGATCAGGCCATGCAGATCTTTCGTGCACTCTCATGTCCACAGGTTATGATGTTTTCAGCAACAATACATTCAGAAATTGAGAAATTGTCAAACTCACTGTCGAACAACATGATACATATTTCTTGTGGGAACCCAGGTAAACCAAATAAATCAGTTAGACAAGTGGTAATTTGGGTGGAGTCTAAGCAGAAGAAGCAGAAGATTTTTGAGATAATAAAAAGTAAGCAGCACTTTAAACCTCCTGCTGTTGTATTTGTGAGTTCCAGAGTTGGTGCCGATCTCTTGTCTGAAGCCATTACTGCTGCTACTGGGTTGGAGGTTATTTCTATTCATGGTGAGAAAACAAtggaagagagaagagaaagatTGAGACGGTTTCTCACAGGAGAAGTATCTGTTGTTGTTTGTACCGGGGTCTTGGGACGTGGAATGGATCTTCTGAAAGTACATCAAGTGATTTTGTTTGACATGCCAAATTCCATTGATGAATATATTCACCAAGTTGGAAGAGCGTCTCGGATGGGTAAGGAGGGCGTGGCTATTGTCTTTGTGAATGAGGAAGATAGGAAACTTTTTGGAGAGCTTGCTCAGGTTCTGAAGACTGCAGGAGCTCCAATTCCTCGGGAACTCTCTAATTCAAAATTCACCAGCAGTATTTCTCTTGGCACTGACAGGAAGAGAAAACTGAGTTCTCGGGCACATTCTTGA
- the LOC125512201 gene encoding ethylene-responsive transcription factor WIN1, protein MVQPKKKFRGVRQRHWGSWVSEIRHPLLKRRVWLGTFETAEEAARAYDEAAVLMSGRNAKTNFPVQRSSTGDPAPAATRDVRGGSSSSSTSNLSQVLSAKLRKCCKAPSPSLTCLRLDTEKSHIGVWQKRAGARADSNWVMTVELNKGAGPSGDAVAAQSTVSATTASSPASTMDDEERLTLQMIEELLSSSGPASPSHGEEGSFVV, encoded by the exons ATGGTGCAACCCAAGAAGAAGTTTCGTGGAGTCAGGCAGCGCCACTGGGGCTCCTGGGTCTCTGAGATCAGACACCCCCTCCT TAAAAGAAGGGTGTGGCTTGGTACCTTCGAAACCGCTGAAGAGGCTGCACGGGCCTACGACGAGGCCGCCGTTCTGATGAGCGGCCGCAATGCCAAGACCAACTTCCCCGTGCAGAGGAGCAGCACCGGCGATCCTGCCCCAGCTGCAACCCGGGACGTTCGTGGCGGCAGCTCCTCCTCCTCTACGAGCAACCTGTCCCAGGTTCTCAGTGCCAAGCTTCGCAAGTGCTGCAAGGCGCCGTCTCCGTCCCTCACCTGCCTTCGCCTTGACACCGAGAAGTCCCACATTGGCGTCTGGCAGAAGCGTGCAGGGGCCCGCGCCGACTCCAACTGGGTCATGACCGTGGAGCTCAACAAAGGGGCCGGGCCATCCGGCGATGCGGTGGCAGCGCAGTCCACAGTGTCAGCAACCACGGCTTCTTCACCGGCGAGTACAATGGATGACGAGGAGAGGCTCACGCTGCAGATGATCGAGGAGCTGCTGAGCAGTAGCGGTCCAGCTTCGCCATCGCATGGAGAAGAAGGTAGCTTCGTCGTCTGA